The Ziziphus jujuba cultivar Dongzao chromosome 5, ASM3175591v1 genome segment TGCTGCAATGTCCACAGTGGAAAGTCAGCAGCAGCGGTTTACTCTTCAGCGTCTTCTTGCAATGGTAATGCATTCATGTAGGCTTTGGCATGTTCTGCTTCCAATATGGATTGGAATCTAGAGTAGAGAAGTTTCACTCTTTGGTTTTCTTATATAAGGTTGAAGCTGAGCGCAATTATCATCAGAGAATCCTCCAGATACTTGATCAGCTTGAAGGCGAGGTATGAAATATCTTACTTTTGAAGAAAAGGGAGAATAGCAGGCATCTTTAATGAATTCAGTAGGTTGTATATACTAATAATTGTCGTCTCCAGACAGTATGACTGACACTATTGTTCTTATCAGATGTTGTCAGAGCGCCAAAAGATTGAATCATCACCTAGTCCATCTGCATGTATGCCTCCACCACCATCATATGATGAGGTCAGTGGTATCTTTGTTTCTGAAACCTATGATGGGTCAACGGACAATACGGACTATTTCTTAGGAGAGGtaaatttaatgtttttatgATACTTGTGGTCTCACAGTTGGCATTTCTTTTCCGTTGCTGAGTTTCTAACCGTTTCTTTTTGAGATCTGAAAGGTTATGTATTCATTTCAAGCTGTAACTGATGTGGAGTTGAGTCTGTCAATTGGTGAATACGTCATTGTGCGAAAGGTTTTGCCATCtttcatttttccattcttgCAACTTACTTTCTTCTTACTGATAAATACAAAAGTGTATGTGCATGTGGCTGATATTACATGATAAGAACAACAAAAAATGTTAGGAACCTTCTTGCTTTCTAAGTAAATCTAATCCTAATTAAACTAAACGTCTGATTTGAGGGTTTAGACCATGGCTGAATTTCTTTCCCCACCCTTCGTCATTGGGTTTAGTCTATTATCTTCTTTATTTCCCTATTCATTGatctttgctttatttattcCCAGAGGAACAAGGTTGATCTTTGCTGCGCATGTGCAGGTATCAAAGAATGGCTGGGCTGAAGGTGAATGCAAGGGAAAGGCAGGTTGGTTCCCATCAAATTACGTAGAAAAGCGTGAACGTGTTCTTGCAAGCAAGGTGGCTGAGGTCTTTTAAACGAAATGAAGTTTTGCTCTACTCAGCATTTGTATGTGCCCTGCCCTTGAATCTCCATGCAGCAGTACTAACCTCTCTTTGTAGGCATTGGAAAGTTTTAGCTCTATCAAGCCTTGTACATCTGCAAAAATTGTTTGTACCGATTATATATGTCAACGTATTTATAGTATAAATGACACATGCTTGGTTGtcaattaattttattcttttggagaTTTATCCCCCATACGTTGTGTCAATATCTTAATTGTTACAGAACCAAAAGGCTATAGACGTAATTTTCTTTGTGTTTAGTAAATTTCATCCCTTATTTGAATGTCTGCCAGAGAGTAAAAGCATCTCCAATAGTTTTCTgttcatttaaaaattgtttgcCACATCAGATAAATAGATAAGGTTTTGAAAAAATCTTCTCCGATGGTTCTGTACATTAATTCTATCAAGCTGATGTGGcaacaaaagaaatagaaactaTGAAAGATATGTCTATTTATAAAAGTTCTGCTAAATATGCtgaatcaatattttattatttttattgatttttgttataaaaaaaaatcctgcataagtttttgatttttttaattagatataattttaaaataaaaaattatacattaatattttaaaaattttaaacaaaattcatTAGAAAGaaattgtataaaatattatctaattaaataaaaaaaataccatataaATATGAATGTTTTTCAACATCAATActacataaatttaaataaaaagaccattgaagatgctctagtaccaataaatttcaataatttttcttctttctttgtctacTCTTATTACTCAATTACTGTTAAAATTTGTGTGGTAGTTTAGCAACCGCGTAGGGCTACATATTAGCAACTCTCTTAGGACCATAATTTATGGTATTTTTGCGTCTTCTTAAATGTAACTTGACTGTGCAAACATTTACACGTGGCTGTTCACGTGGCCTGATCGAATTTGATATTGAATTACTTGATAAAGTAAGGTTGACCTTTATAAATGTTTATACGTCCGTTATTTGGTAAAGATATTTACACGTCGTTCGTTTACTCGAGAAGTTCAAAATTTTAcgcattttgttttcttgtacaCTGTTTGTTGAACGGAGTGAACTGATGTATTActggctctttttttttttttttttttttttttttggtgtgttgGTGAAATAATTTGTACGGTTCTAACCTGTAGGCACTAGATCTCACCGTATAGATGACTAAATAAACAAAGTCGGTAacaataaagtatatatatatatagagagagagagagagagagagagagagagagtattaaAAACCAATGGGCTTGGAGTGGGTTTTACCGACAAATATTGCAAAGgaacatacaaatacaaaacGATGAATGTGGTATGAGCGCGCGACTAGATGTGCATTCTTCCTATTTTCAGGTGTAGAAGATTCTTCCTGGTTTAACCAGTCCTGCAACATGAAATTCCTACTTGCTTCattgaccaaaaaatatatgtatatatattacttgCTTTGATACGAACAGGAACGCACATGGAGACTATTTCTATATAAAATCAACACGATCTTCACGGGGCATGGGAAACGGTCATTGACCTCCCAAGCCCCAAGTGACAATGTAGAAAATGAATCGGACCCCATGGGCCATATCCATGGATTCGAGACGTGACTGGACTAGGGAATGTGTATCACCACCAAGCAACATTCTAAACCTATTCCTGGTGGGCTTCAGTTTTGACTGGTCTGTAACCCTCCTTGACTCAAAAACTCTTCAAACCAAGAAAATTAAGGATTTTTATTCTCTGAATAATTTGACCCTACAATATCTGCCATCGCCTTTCCACAGGAGTTTCTCAATTGGGCATCCCTCCCTTCACTTTGATGTTTTTAAGTGTTAACCACAcaaccaacaaaaataaataattaataaataaatacataaataaccaTTCAGGTTTATGTTTATCCAAATTTCCGATTGTGACCGAAATGGCCTTTTATCTTCTTCTGTTATTTTCTAGTCTAGGTGGGTCTCGGATTTGCATAATTAGATTTTCAAAATGGGGTCTCCGATTTCAATCATTTTGCAAGGatgatgtattttttttatttttggacgaAATGAAATGAGTTAATCATTATATTCATGGTTCAAGCCCTCAAGAAAAGAGGTGGATAAGCATTTCTCACGCGCCCGCGAAAGAGGTTGGACTTTTGAGGGCTCAATCACCAGGTTTAGTACCATAAACCAAACGGACAAACTTTCTTGTTTTGAAATGAAAATGATGGtacaggaagaagaaaaaaactgtGCAATCAGACAAAACCAGACCAACCCTTTTCGCCTTTCTCTGTACCTTTCTCGCTCTTATCTGAAGATccccccaccaccaccaccaccaccatcattgttctttttacTGTTCTGGTCTCAATCACAGGAGATCGTCCTTCTAGGTTCTGATAAACTCTCAGCCAAGTACAATATCCACTCATTTTCTAACCAGAAATTTCAACATGAAAATCTAAAAGACcacaaaatttttgtatttacaaTCAtgctttttttgctttttgataCAAGGTTGTAGATCAAAGGTGGTGGGCGAAACTAAACCCATAAAAACCAGATTGCATCTCATACACTAAAAGCATGCGAAACATCAAACTAGAACCAAATTAGCAGAAAAACACCCacgccaaaaaaagaaaatttaaaaagcagaggctttccccccccccccccccccccctaacAAAACAAAGCTTTGAACCTTGATCCTTCATTTCTTACTACCAATATGGCCTGGATCTCTTGGAGCCTATAGATGGAGAACTGATCTGTGGAACTGTAAAACCGTCGTCTCTCCACGTTCTGTTGTTGGCTTTCAAGTATGTAGCTTCCTTTGTCTCTTTGAACCCTATAGTTGGTCCAACCATTTCAGGAGGGTACAGAAGGGATGATGCTTGGGGTACCCAAATCCCCATGTTTTCTGACGAGAAAGACCCCAGATTGCTCTCAAAATCACCATCCGAAAATGGCAATATACCATCATCACTCTGCGagcaatcaaaaaataaaaacatataaatacagTTTTCGATTTCAGACTTGCTGACGGGGAAAAAAAAGTTCAGAAATGGAAACCAAACTCTAcgaaaaattttcctactgtaggagaattaaaaaaaatgcaaacctTACAGAAACCTAAAGGTGTAGAAGACGAATCAAGAAAGTCTTCAACGTGCCAACCAGGAAGCGTCTCTATCAGGTACTCCGATATGCTACTAGTCGAACCACAACCACCCTCTTCGTTTGTCAACAAATTTCCTACATTTTTTGTCGCAATTGTTGCTGCTTTCGAGGACAAAGTCGGATTCTTGGGGACTGAAAACGAATCTTTTGAAATTTCAGGGGATACAGAAAAAGAGTTCCTTGAGGGTTCACTCTTCGATTCGGGGACGGAAGCAGAATCGGAACCACTTTCTAAAGCAGATGATGTATAGAGAGCAGAGACAGCGGAGAGCTTCACCCCAGTAAGAAGGAACCTATTATGCTTCTGGGTATGCTCGTTTGCTGTGTGAATCGGAGCATCACACTCTCTACAAAGGATCGCTCTGTCCTGTTGACAAAATAAGAAAGCCCTCCTctccttcaaacaaaaaatttaaaaattaaaaaaaaaaaaatcaaaatcaaaaacccaaaattaTGTAGAAAAACAATAACTACAGTAATACCTGACAGATATCGCAGAGGGGAAATTGTTTGGAAGAAGGATGGATTAGAGAAAAGCGTTGGTGTTTGGAGGCGAGCTTGTTGGCATGGTGGACTCGATGGTCGCACGTGTCACAAAGAGCTGCCTCGTCGGCGGTGCAGAACACCGACGCTTCGTCTTTGTTACATACATCGCACTGGATcttcatctctttttttttcagtCAGGATTAAGAAATTGGATTCCGAGAACAgacagagaaataaaaaaataaaaaataaaaagaaataaaaaatagagagaaagagagagagaggacggAAGAGGGATTGAAAGTTTTGGGGAGAGAAGGACAAGCGAGTAAGAAGGAGAATAAATACTGGAAGGTAAACACTGCAGAGTAATAAACTATTGAAAATGATGTCTAAGAAAATCTTGTAGGTTCAGATTTAATGGTACTGTCTCtcactgtattttttttttttttttggggggaaaactggagttcttttttaatttctatcagCGATGTTGATGAAATGGGGTGATAGGAGACCTGGTATTTGgggtgtttattttattttttttaactttcttatTTTGGTAACGTTTTCACCACAGTGAATATTCTGCAGTTTACAGTTATCTGTCTAAATTTAACAAGTCCATGAATTATGgggatttttatattgtttttaatcCATAGTGGGCATATATCACATTGGGTTCCTccttgggaattttttttaaattaaaaaacacatTGTCCAAAATAATCTTACCatagttaaaattaattttttgattgattCCTAACTTATCTGTTAGTACGTTCTTTCCACGCTTTCTGTTGTTTGGGATTGGGCCCACCCCACCATACACATTGCCGGATTTCACATttgccaacttttttttttttaactgaatcACAACTGCCAACTCAACTATAACAATAGTTCTTTTTTATAGtttcattcaccaaaaaacaaaaaaaaaaaaatagttattttaataatttctctttttgttcttctttttaaaTGATCTAtaagatatttatatgtatatatacatatatgtacctATGCTATTGCTAGCACTTCCTACAATTTCAGGGAACTGAGCATGGAATATGCCAGGCGTCCCAATTTGGTCACAATTATTAGGCCCTTTTATCAACCAacaagaagaagacgaagaagaagaaaatcttaATCAAGGTGAAAAAATATCTTAAAAGAAAGGTGAGAATAATAGATCTAAAATTGGGTAGGCATGGATGGTGATgaagaaaaattatagaaatgaaCATAAAATGGTGATGGGAAAATGTTAATAAGATTGAAAGCTaaccatctttcttcttcagCGCAGTCGaggattttattaattattttgtggtAGAAAACGCAATTAAGGAATTGCTGGGGACCTCTCTAAAGTGTAAAGGGTAAGCATGGAAGGCTTTTAAaactctgctttttttttttcttttttctttttttgtcatttaataaaattaattatgatagGATAAGGAATTAGGGGCCAAAGGCCTATTATGCTCTCAGCTGTCTCTAGGGTTGGGTGGGGTTGGATGGGTCCTTTCTCGCTGAAGGCTTGGATAGGGTTTCTGGTTTGCTATTTTGCTGCATAATAATGGGGATGTGTTAAGCTAATGGGCGACCACttcatttttctcttctttttccaGAAGTCGCTTCaatttaattcttttgttttttttttttttttaaattatcttcTGCTAAATGTTGGCAATAAACAATTATAGATAATTAAGGATGTCagttttatttaacattttcgttcaaacatttaaaaaaaataaaaaccatatttttattttaatattaatttttcagatTCGCATAGTATTGTTGTTTATCATTCAAATGCATGTTTATTATTGTTTCCTTTTACATCTTCCTTTTTACTAAACTATGAGTCACGCGTTTTTTTATCAAGGAAtctgtaatttaattatttttagaataaccatagttatttgaatttaaatataaaatttttaaataaaacatgaCAAGCCTTAACATTTAccatatgaaaaatattaatttaatagcTTATACTAGAGAATTCTtatataattatgtttaaatttatatagaacattttttttttctatttttagtacaatcttatttcaaaattcaataatCATAAGAAAGACTCTTGGAAGTCTGAATCAAATATAATACA includes the following:
- the LOC107420377 gene encoding B-box zinc finger protein 21 — protein: MKIQCDVCNKDEASVFCTADEAALCDTCDHRVHHANKLASKHQRFSLIHPSSKQFPLCDICQERRAFLFCQQDRAILCRECDAPIHTANEHTQKHNRFLLTGVKLSAVSALYTSSALESGSDSASVPESKSEPSRNSFSVSPEISKDSFSVPKNPTLSSKAATIATKNVGNLLTNEEGGCGSTSSISEYLIETLPGWHVEDFLDSSSTPLGFCKSDDGILPFSDGDFESNLGSFSSENMGIWVPQASSLLYPPEMVGPTIGFKETKEATYLKANNRTWRDDGFTVPQISSPSIGSKRSRPYW